In Acidimicrobiales bacterium, the sequence GAGCACCCACGAGCGTTCGTGCGAGCCCCGCTCGAGGAGACGGTCGGGCGCCTCGTGGGCGAGATCCGGCGGACGCGGCCCCAGGTCGTCGTGACCTACCACGAGGACCAGAGCGGGTACCCCCACCCCGATCACCTGCGGGTGCACGACATCAGCGTCGCCGCCTTCGACGCTGCGGGAGACGCGGCCGCGTACCCCGACCACGGGTCTCCCTGGCAGCCCTCGAAGCTGTACTACACGGTGTGGTCGCGGGCCCAGATGATGGCCATACACGGCAGGTTCGTGGAGCTGGGCCTGGAGTCCCCTTTCGGGGACGCTTGGATGGATGGGCCGGACAAGGACGCAGAGATCACGACCCACATCGACATCTACGAACACGCCAGCGTGCGGCCGCGTGCGTTGCTGGCCCACGCCACACAGTTCCGGTATCCCCGGGGGATCGCGGCCGCTGGTGTCCTCGGCGACCCGACCTCGCCGATCTGGTTCGGGTTGAAGCCCGATGCGGACCGTACCGTGCACCCTCTCGACGAGTACGTCCTCGCCCGCAGCCTGGTTGGCACCAGCGACCACGAAGACGATCTCTTCGCCGGCATCCGGGACCGGGTCACGCCGTAGGCCATCCACTCACCCATGTAGCCGAGCTACTCACCCGTGTAGCCGAGCCGTAACATGGCTCTCGGGCTATGGACCGGTCACAGAGAATCAACACAGGGAGCCGTCTCGGCTGCGACGGGGAGCTCACTCTCGTCCCCTGGGCGGCGTAGGGAGCACGAGTGACCACTCCGACGAGGCCGACCAGGCAAGAGGACAGCGCGTCCTCGTACCGGGGTCCGGTCAGGGCTCCGGCGCGGACGGACACGACCATCGCTGCCGGACTGCCCGAGAGCTTCAGGTACCGCCTCAAGCGCCTCCTACTGGGCGCCCCCCTGGTCAGCGAAGACCTGAGCAGGCAGCGCCTGGGCAAACCGAGCGCGCTGGCCGTCCTCTCCTCGGACGTCATGTCGTCGTCGGCCTATGCCAGCGAGCAGATCCTTCGGGTGCTGGTGCCGGTCATCGGGGTGGCCGCCTTCTCCCTGGTCACCCCCATAACGCTCGTGATCCTGGCCGTGCTGGCGGTGGTGACGCTCTGCTACCGGGAGGTGGTGAAGTCCTACCCCAAGGCAGGTGGCTCGTACGTAGTGAGCCGGGACAACTTCGGGCCCAATGTGGCCCAGATAGCCGGTGCCGCGCTGCTCATCAGCTACACCATCACGGTGGCCGTGTCGGTGGCCGCGGGCACCGATGCGATCATCTCGGCCGTTCCCTCGCTGAAGGGCCTGGACGTCCCCCTCTCGGTCGCCTTCGTCGTCCTCATCGCCTTCGGCAACCTTCGTGGTATCCGGGAGGCGGGGCGTGTCTTCGCCGTGCCCACCTACTTCTTCATCTTCAACATGGCCGTCTTCATCGCCATCGGCCTCGCCCG encodes:
- a CDS encoding PIG-L family deacetylase translates to MGERLCLLTVHAHPDDEASKGAGTVARYHAEGVHTVLVCCTGGEEGSILNPAMDRPDVRDRLPEIRMEELRKSTEIVGYDEVVLLGYRDSGMPDSPSNEHPRAFVRAPLEETVGRLVGEIRRTRPQVVVTYHEDQSGYPHPDHLRVHDISVAAFDAAGDAAAYPDHGSPWQPSKLYYTVWSRAQMMAIHGRFVELGLESPFGDAWMDGPDKDAEITTHIDIYEHASVRPRALLAHATQFRYPRGIAAAGVLGDPTSPIWFGLKPDADRTVHPLDEYVLARSLVGTSDHEDDLFAGIRDRVTP